The Babylonia areolata isolate BAREFJ2019XMU chromosome 2, ASM4173473v1, whole genome shotgun sequence genome segment CTTATGCAAAACTTTACCAAAGATTTACACTTGTCAGAATATATCCTTTTGCTGTTATACCACTGTCAAGAAATAGAAAATGCTAAACACTGAAAAAAGATTAAAGAGCATTTTAAATCTTTAACAAGAAATACCAACTGGTTTAAAAGATAGgtcaatactatatatatatatatatatatatatatatatatatatatatatatataaaacaaaatggaaaTTATAGTCTCATATAACATACACTCAAGTCTTAAGTTTCAGCACTTACACTTTTACAGCAATCTGATACTTTAGTGACAGTGGTACGGTTGATAAATGGACTGTGTTTccagaaggggtggaggggggagggggagggaggggtgaaaggGAACTAACATAAGTAAGTTCGTATACACAAATAATATCTGCCTCCTTACCCTGACTGATCTAATCTTCATTCAAGCAACACTTGAAAAGGTTACTGTTGTCTACAACTACAAGTCTTAATAACCATTTCCCAGTGATTTGAAGAAGAAAATGCTGGTAGAAAAGTTTCACATCTAAATAATGTTCAATGGACAAATGTGAAATATGTCCTGTGCAACCACAGACATGACTATTGTAATATAGTACTAATATTATTAATCCCACAACTTAAAATTTAAAAATATTATTCCGCATTTTTTTTCTAGCCGTAAGAGATAACTTATATAGGGAATCTGACAAACTTAATCATGATGAAGTAATGAAGCGAAAACAATGAAtttgtaagaaaacaaaaactatacttagttagttagttagttattgtgtgtgtgtgtgttgtgtgtgtgtgtgttgtgtgtgtgtgtgtgtgtgtgtgtgtgtgtgtgtgtgtgtgtgtgaattcatgtatgcgtatgtatgtacatgcatgtgtgtgtgttttcaatcaaCTGCAATTAAAGCTCTATACCTCTGCTTTGGAATCCTTGATTACAGTTCTGTTTTGTGTTCACATCTCAGAGCTGGCTGAAGTGAAAAGACGGAGAATGGATTTGAACGCTCGTTGCCATAACAGACTGCAGGAAAATATCATTTGTTTCCCTTTCTGTGTTTTGCAGAGccagttaatttcttttttttctttttttttctaacacataTTTTATCTTTCAAAAATTCTGaattgttttcattctttcaaGTAAGCATGGTGAATTCAGAGTTTAAAAAGAGTTTATATATGTGCATCACTAAGTAGCAGAGTtataaacaaagagtttatatgAGCATCATCTACAACTAGTAGAAGTAAATTCAACAAACATGACAGATATATGTTGCAAGTAGCAGAAGAACAGCTCATTCACAGAGCCTGTGGAGTCTACGTGGCAGCAACAACTGACAATACGCATAGTCGTGTAGCCATGAGTTTACTCAAAACTCCACTCCCCGACCATGCACTGGTAACTCTAACCACAACTGAACTAATTTATCTCCCTTGAACCATTCCCCACAGCACACTCACCTTTCTCTGGAGCTGCATCCACACTGTCCACTGTCTCCCCTTCCACGGCAGAGTGTTTGCTCTTCTTCACCTTGGTCTTGGTCTTCTTCACTTTCCCACTTCGCTCTTTCCGAGGAGTGatctcctctccatcctccccaACCGCTGGAGAGGAGGATTTCTCTTTGTGACGCCGGCTTTTCTCTGCAGGAGGTGGCGTGTGTTCAGGAGGTGCCAGAGTCTCCACTGAACCTGTCTCCTCTTGAGGGcttttctctctgtgctgttcaGCCTGGTTTGTCTGCAGTGCAGGCCCATCAATGTGTGGGTCGTCCAGTCTGTCAGGTTGTGGAAAGCTGGCATCATCTGCTGACAGAGTTTCCTGGGACCTTTGATGGGAGTTTTCCAGTTGTTCTTGGTTTTGTTCTTGTGGTTTCTCAGGGTGTGGTTTCGTAGCTGTGTCTTCATGAATACTGCTGTCTTGAGGTGTGCTGACACTGCTTTCCTCAGCCGGTGCTGCTGATGTTATGCTTTCTGACAGCTCATCAGTGTGGTGTGCTTTTTCTGGTGTAGCCTGAAACATAATCCGATCATGTCATTTAATACTGGTATCACTATCAGTTGACAAATAGTGTAAATGACTTTACTTCTCTTTTAATGTGTAATTTATTctgagatggatagagagagagagatactttgtACAAGATACTAAAACAATAGAGACAGTGATACTTTGTACAAGATACTAAAACAATGTATGTCACAATCAAAACATCAATTCTCATTCAAAGAAAAGCAATGCTAGATTTCAATTCTCTATATCTATGTTTTCAAATAAAGCAGCAATTGTTATTCTGTGAAAAGCAATGTGTTAGGTCTGTTATAGTATACCAAATGATCATGATGAAAATTAGCCCTATCCATTTGTCaagctgaaaaaaacaaatacaatggcAAATGCAACAACAAGACCACAGGTTTACACACTCTTACAAACAGAAGCCAAATGGATTTCCAGAATGACAGGACAACCGATCCTTGCAAAGATTACAATGAAGCAGCAGCATCCTAACACCTGGGGAAGGGATATGTCAAAGTGTATGTGTTCttacctgtgcacacacatgcaagcatgtgtgtgtgtgtgtgtgtgtgtgtgtgcgcgcgtgcgcacgcaaggggaagggagggagatagaaagtgcatgtgtatgtgtgatgaggtGAGGAATGTCTTTCAACCAAAACTGAGTTGGACTATAAGAGAAGAGGAACAGTACtggcagcagtatcagtatcagcagctcaaggaagcatcactgcatttggacaaatccatatatactacaccacatctgccaagcagatgcctgaccagcagcgtgaccagACACGCTACTTAGgccttaaggaaaaaaaaagaaaaaaaaaagagataataataataataatgataataataatagtaataacaatgaataaaaagaaaataaaaagacaataatgatgatatatatataagcaaataaatgtataacatgcagacacacattcacacacacacacatgcataacagatacgcaacaaacatgcagtttacacagatatgaaagcacaaacaaatacacataaacgtacacgagccccgacacacacacacacacacacaaacacacacacacacatactctcccaaattacactgcatcccccccagacccccctcccacccgtcctccccacactcattcctaggctacgtatcgcagcttccacggcacacacacacacatacacacacacacacacacacacacttacttatacaatcacacacacatacgcccatatccccgcccccccacacacatatacaaatatatatgcacacccacacttTCCAATATTCtattgctcccacagtacagacatgcatacacacacatacctcatcctctacacacacacacacacacatacacccatgtgCACAGAgttctcctgacacatgtgtacactcacacactcacacatgcacacacgcacacaaacacccagacacacacacacccagacacacacacacacacacacatacagaggctgccactgactggccgcaagaggggtgggaaaagatctctgatgccaggaacgtggcgtctagtatGTTGCTCAgtttgttgtatttggaaaagcccacagagactctgttccattttgaagaaatttgtgcaatgcTGGTTTAGAAATGATACCAATATTCGtctgatttgcaaagcatcatgttctacctttcatgcttgacttacagccgctccctctctctacctttatttctttgaggtgatcaatggtgtgatggccttgtacctgttctttttggtattctttgacttttctgaggatttccgattttcctagatgtaggccgctcattgttgttgcattaccagcaagtctgtcagcttgctcatttcccttaacacctgcatgtctcaggcagtatgaccatgtaagtttttttttatctgaaaattgcgcattgcctcatgccactctgggcttcccattctgctTTCAATTTTCTTTATGAGGTTCAAtgagtcagttagaatcatggcatgttggtttccaggcatatggataggtgatagccactggagagcatgtgtcacagcttcaattTCTATCGTtaagctggaggttgtgactttgttagtttgtaggcagcattctcttccctaattgttttccattttgtttttcagtgaatccccaactggattggtctttggtgactgagccatctgtgtatatgatgatgtcctcttctttactgttttcttctatgagtagcttcacttctgcatcagttttgccctcaaaccattcccaacaatgtcttcctagagtgggtgaaatggctgtgttgaattgaACTGGCAGCACAAGCAGCCATGCGCAACATATTAGCAGAGATGGACAATAATACTGTTGGCATTTACAGCGGAAATAAAAAACTTTATATTAAGATCTGTgcaacagaaatacagaaaactGGCATGCTGACATCTGTTCATAAGCAGGTGCATTCATAACTGTCTTATCAACAGCACTGAAACTGCTCCGTTTATCACTTTCCATACTAAATACAGTCTCAGTCAATGGATGTTAGTCACACTGTCCATGGAAGgtgtcttttgtttctgttttcttctccaaCTCCAACCTTATTTGCTATGGGCTCAGTGAGTTTTAAGTTTGTTTGAGTGTTTAAAGATGAACAAAACTGACACATAAACCATAGTCCATTGAAAGGAGAAGACTTTTTTCCAATAGCATAATTCAAAACAGAGGAAATATCCTAAAATAAGCTGCAAGCCACATTTTTCTCTCAAGGATCCAAAGCAGAGAAGAAAACAGCAGCTTCTAGCTGAAAAGCATGTAATGTACATGACAACCTTAttcatgtgtcattgtgtgtaatCCTACTCTGCAACATGTGAACCAGAACTGCAATATTTCTCTTGTAAAGTGACATCACTCAACAGTTCAGTAGAATGCGAGAAACTCTTTTCAGCAGTTTGGGACTTAAATGCTgttttacattttcttttttctttttttttcaagagggtgtatacgtatgtgtgtgtgtgatggcaggggGTAGGTGTAAGTGGgatgacaaacaaaacacaaaagtaAGAACTTATTTCACTAATAAATGTTAACATGAAATCAAATCACAAATTTTACACATGAAAGGGTAGCAGAAAACAAGTGTACCTGTCCATCTGATTTCTGCTCAAGGTTCTTGGACACAGGCCTCGACTTGGGCTTCTTCACAACTTTTTTTGTTCTGCACAATGGAAACCACATTTACGGTCAATACTACATAGTTTACACATATATCctgtaacaaacaaaaaacaaaccaacaaacagcacaaatatcACAGACCATGGACATGAAGCACTGAATCAGAAACATGTCAACTAGTTACCAGCCATTGTGGTCATGTGACAGACAAGTACTGTCTTTACTATGGTTCCAAAGCTAAATCCAGATTTGGCTGATACCAGATAAAAAATCTTTTATCAATGGAAGCATACAGTTGTAATCCGCCATTAAAGTTATTGAACCAAACTGGATATCTACAGCACGATTATGATattttcattcatcatcattaggTAAACAGAATATTTATCAAATTCTGCAATCCTTCAAGACATGggatttattttcttatttcacAAGTTAAAACAGTTGAAGTCCTGTAAAAAGTCTTGCAGTCCATCAGGAACATGCTgcagaacagttttcagtttcagtttcactttctcaaggaggcgtcactgcgttcggacaaatccatacacgctacaccacatctgttgagcagatgcctgaccagcagcataacccaacgcgcttagtcaggccttgagtgcatgcttacatatttgtgtacctatgaaagtggatttcattttacgtaatttcgccagaggacaacactctcgttgccatgggttctttttcagtgcgccaagtgcgtgctgcacacgggacctcggtttatcgtctcatccgaaagactagacgctcagtttgattttccagtcaaacttaggagaaagggcgagagcgggattcgaacccacaccctcacggactctctgtattggcagctgagcgtcttaaccattctgccaccttcctcctcccagaACAAGAGAATGCAACAAGATGATGACACAGGCTGTTAGGTCACGATGAGTAACTTATATAAAGATTAGTACAGTTCCTTTAGAAGATGAACTGACAGTGTTTGTTCTTACTTGACAGGTTTATCGTGAACATCAGCAGCAGGAGGATCCTGGAGTCCCTCCCCAGCGCCTGTAACACTGGCAGCATTGTCATTGTCTTCCCCTTCAATCACAGCTGATGCCCGTTTTGAtgactttgtcttcttctttttaggaGTTTCACTCGGTTCTTTAAGAGTGCCACTGCTAACCTGAAGATCATCCCCTCCTCCACTTTCTGACAAACTTTCTGCCACATTGACAGGCGTTTTTCGTACTGGTGGTGGAGAGTTCCTGACAGCTGTCTTACTGGAGAAGGGGTTAAAACTATCATCTAAGGCATCAAAATCTATGTTGTAGGCTCCTCGGCTTGGGAGAGGGGGCGATG includes the following:
- the LOC143276139 gene encoding uncharacterized protein LOC143276139 isoform X7, which codes for MEEDQGRASPPLPSRGAYNIDFDALDDSFNPFSSKTAVRNSPPPVRKTPVNVAESLSESGGGDDLQVSSGTLKEPSETPKKKKTKSSKRASAVIEGEDNDNAASVTGAGEGLQDPPAADVHDKPVKTKKVVKKPKSRPVSKNLEQKSDGQATPEKAHHTDELSESITSAAPAEESSVSTPQDSSIHEDTATKPHPEKPQEQNQEQLENSHQRSQETLSADDASFPQPDRLDDPHIDGPALQTNQAEQHREKSPQEETGSVETLAPPEHTPPPAEKSRRHKEKSSSPAVGEDGEEITPRKERSGKVKKTKTKVKKSKHSAVEGETVDSVDAAPEKGEPELFFNKMADTESAEEENKDSRNSPGVSPQGDAAVAQDPAADGAPVKLKHPASRVLEQQVREDPSPSPARGDSDMADSHGTESVVKLVQVLKYSQSDWNKLRQELELTFQAQLLAKEKEWGGKLADRDTRLATLEEANKKLRQTNDDMRTVMGEFEKTIGQLQSEKEKTSNASQQSLQDVVKERDQALEDLQSVETAFSDLHRRYEKTKGVVDGFKQNEEVLKKCVQDLQNKMKKTEQKIQVIKEQAEEKLERASEEIEKTKKSSASEIARLEAALRKADLQVQSMESTLEQKVKENKELAAICDELIAKVQ